The nucleotide window TCGTGGTCATGTATTTCCTCATGATCCGTCCCCAGCAGAAGCGCGCCAAGGAACAGAAAGCCATGATGGACGCACTCGCCAAGGGCGACGAAGTCGTGACGGTCGGCGGCATCCTGGGCCGGGTCTCCCGCGTGACCGATGCCTACGTGACGGTGGAAGTGGCGCCGAACACCGAGATCGTGGTGCAGAAAGCCTCGGTTACCACGCTGCTGCCGAAAGGCACGCTGAAGGGGCTGTAAGCCTCGCACAGGAAGCGGGCGGCATCACCGCCCGCTTTTGTTATCGGCCAACCACGCTGAAGATCATGAATCGTTATCCCATCTGGAAATACATCCTCATTGCCATCGTCGTGCTGCTGGGGGCACTGTACACGGCTCCCAACTACAT belongs to Pseudoduganella albidiflava and includes:
- the yajC gene encoding preprotein translocase subunit YajC — protein: MFISNAYAQTAGAADASMMSNLSTFVPLILMFVVMYFLMIRPQQKRAKEQKAMMDALAKGDEVVTVGGILGRVSRVTDAYVTVEVAPNTEIVVQKASVTTLLPKGTLKGL